The following coding sequences are from one Polyodon spathula isolate WHYD16114869_AA chromosome 45, ASM1765450v1, whole genome shotgun sequence window:
- the LOC121305992 gene encoding zinc finger protein 695-like: MHRLIHTGEKPHHCTECGRSFGQLQYLTKHQRIHTGEKPHHCTECGRSFGQLQYLTKHQRIHTGEKPHHCTECGRSFGQLQYLTKHQRIHTGEKPHHCTECGRSFGQLQYLTKHQRIHTGEKPHHCTECGRSFGQLQYLTKHQRIHTGEKPHHCTECGRSFGQLQYLTKHQRIHTGEN, translated from the coding sequence ATGCACCGGctcattcacacaggagagaaaccgcatCACTGCACTGAGTGTGGGAGGAGCTTCGGACAGTTACAATATCTTACAAAACACCAGcggattcacacaggagagaaaccgcatCACTGCACTGAGTGTGGGAGGAGCTTCGGACAGTTACAATATCTTACAAAACACCAGcggattcacacaggagagaaaccgcatCACTGCACTGAGTGTGGGAGGAGCTTCGGACAGTTACAATATCTTACAAAACACCAGcggattcacacaggagagaaaccgcatCACTGCACTGAGTGTGGGAGGAGCTTCGGACAGTTACAATATCTTACAAAACACCAGcggattcacacaggagagaaaccgcatCACTGCACTGAGTGTGGGAGGAGCTTCGGACAGTTACAATATCTTACAAAACACCAGcggattcacacaggagagaaaccgcatCACTGCACTGAGTGTGGGAGGAGCTTCGGACAGTTACAATATCTTACAAAACACCAGcggattcacacaggagagaactAA